A region from the Silene latifolia isolate original U9 population chromosome 7, ASM4854445v1, whole genome shotgun sequence genome encodes:
- the LOC141592096 gene encoding auxin-binding protein ABP19b-like, with protein sequence MDQPMIFFMMISILSSFSSASVVDFCVADLNYPVGPAGFPCKNPATLTSNDFVFSGFSVAGNTSSSIFKSAITKANHHTFPALNGLGISISRLDLAVGGIAPLHTHRADEMVLVIEGTIISGFIASDNTAYYKTMNKGDIMILPQSLLHFQINIGDIPAVLFVSLNSPSPGFQFVPLSLGSNNLPSEIIEKTTLLDPQQVKKLKNVFRGTN encoded by the coding sequence ATGGATCAGCCAATGATCTTTTTTATGATGATATCCATTCTTTCATCATTCTCGTCGGCTAGCGTAGTTGATTTCTGTGTAGCAGATTTGAACTACCCAGTCGGACCAGCAGGATTCCCTTGTAAGAACCCTGCTACCCTCACCTCCAATGACTTTGTTTTCTCAGGCTTCAGTGTGGCTGGAAACACATCTAGTAGCATATTCAAATCTGCAATAACTAAAGCAAACCATCATACATTCCCTGCGCTAAACGGTTTAGGCATTTCAATTTCACGACTAGACCTAGCCGTGGGAGGCATTGCTCCATTACACACACATCGTGCAGACGAAATGGTCCTAGTCATTGAGGGAACCATCATTTCCGGGTTCATTGCATCCGATAACACCGCCTATTACAAGACTATGAACAAGGGTGACATTATGATACTTCCTCAAAGTTTGCTACATTTCCAAATTAATATTGGTGACATTCCTGCTGTTTTATTTGTAAGCTTGAATAGTCCTAGTCCTGGATTCCAGTTTGTACCTCTTTCTTTGGGCTCAAATAATTTACCTTCTGAAATCATTGAGAAGACTACTTTGTTGGATCCTCAACAAGTGAAGAAATTGAAGAATGTTTTCCGTGGCACCAACTAA